One genomic segment of Brassica napus cultivar Da-Ae chromosome A3, Da-Ae, whole genome shotgun sequence includes these proteins:
- the LOC106431947 gene encoding nuclear transcription factor Y subunit A-1 isoform X4 produces MQSKGSGNEVEVNHHSGEQPMMYAEEPWWKKNNSFGVVPQEIPSVVLSKSSSLESNDVHSASGDDGAWKDTQAATSSPSVDNHGVEGNDPAASVGNVHDQQQLVQPPELVGHYIQACVPNPYQDPYYGGMVGAYGHQQLGFRPYPGMPGERTALPLDMTQEPVYVNAKQYHGILRRRKARAKAELERKLINRKPYLHESRHKHAMKRARASGGRFAKKTEAEAAAEREREKGSATNSPGSEPVETDSNDSLPNL; encoded by the exons ATGCAATCCAAGGGAAGTGGGAATGAAGTGGAAGTCAATCACCATTCTGGTGAGCAGCCAATGATGTATGCAGAGGAGCCATGGTGGAAAAAAAATAACTCTTTTGGTGTCGTTCCTCAAGAGATACCTTCTGTGGTTCTTTCAAAGTCCTCCTCTTTAGAATCAAACGAT GTTCACTCAGCGTCTGGAGACGATGGCGCTTGGAAGGATACACAAGCTGCTACTTCGTCCCCTTCAG TAGATAACCATGGAGTGGAAGGGAATGATCCTGCTGCTTCTGTGGGTAACGTGCATGATCAGCAGCAACTTGTACAACCACCAGAGCTTGTTGGACACTACATT CAGGCTTGTGTCCCAAATCCATATCAGGATCCATATTATGGGGGAATGGTGGGAGCATATGGACATCAGCAATTG GGGTTTCGTCCATATCCTGGAATGCCTGGTGAAAGAACAGCACTACCGCTTGACATGACACAAGAGCCTGTTTATGTGAATGCGAAACAGTACCACGGAATTCTAAGGCGGAGAAAAGCACGCGCCAAGGCCGAGCTAGAAAGAAAACTTATCAACAGAAAG CCATATCTTCATGAGTCAAGACACAAGCATGCAATGAAAAGGGCAAGGGCTAGTGGAGGCCGGTTTGCCAAGAAAACTGAGGCTGAAGCAGCAgctgagagagaaagagaaaagggTTCGGCAACCAACTCACCAGGCTCTGAACCAGTTGAAACAGACTCTAATGATAGTCTGCCAAATCTATGA
- the LOC106431947 gene encoding nuclear transcription factor Y subunit A-1 isoform X6: MQSKGSGNEVEVNHHSGEQPMMYAEEPWWKKNNSFGVVPQEIPSVVLSKSSSLESNDVHSASGDDGAWKDTQAATSSPSVDNHGVEGNDPAASVGNVHDQQQLVQPPELVGHYIACVPNPYQDPYYGGMVGAYGHQQLGFRPYPGMPGERTALPLDMTQEPVYVNAKQYHGILRRRKARAKAELERKLINRKPYLHESRHKHAMKRARASGGRFAKKTEAEAAAEREREKGSATNSPGSEPVETDSNDSLPNL, translated from the exons ATGCAATCCAAGGGAAGTGGGAATGAAGTGGAAGTCAATCACCATTCTGGTGAGCAGCCAATGATGTATGCAGAGGAGCCATGGTGGAAAAAAAATAACTCTTTTGGTGTCGTTCCTCAAGAGATACCTTCTGTGGTTCTTTCAAAGTCCTCCTCTTTAGAATCAAACGAT GTTCACTCAGCGTCTGGAGACGATGGCGCTTGGAAGGATACACAAGCTGCTACTTCGTCCCCTTCAG TAGATAACCATGGAGTGGAAGGGAATGATCCTGCTGCTTCTGTGGGTAACGTGCATGATCAGCAGCAACTTGTACAACCACCAGAGCTTGTTGGACACTACATT GCTTGTGTCCCAAATCCATATCAGGATCCATATTATGGGGGAATGGTGGGAGCATATGGACATCAGCAATTG GGGTTTCGTCCATATCCTGGAATGCCTGGTGAAAGAACAGCACTACCGCTTGACATGACACAAGAGCCTGTTTATGTGAATGCGAAACAGTACCACGGAATTCTAAGGCGGAGAAAAGCACGCGCCAAGGCCGAGCTAGAAAGAAAACTTATCAACAGAAAG CCATATCTTCATGAGTCAAGACACAAGCATGCAATGAAAAGGGCAAGGGCTAGTGGAGGCCGGTTTGCCAAGAAAACTGAGGCTGAAGCAGCAgctgagagagaaagagaaaagggTTCGGCAACCAACTCACCAGGCTCTGAACCAGTTGAAACAGACTCTAATGATAGTCTGCCAAATCTATGA
- the LOC106431947 gene encoding nuclear transcription factor Y subunit A-1 isoform X8, with protein MQSKGSGNEVEVNHHSGEQPMMYAEEPWWKKNNSFGVVPQEIPSVVLSKSSSLESNDVGHVRLEDGVLTSGDDGAWKDTQAATSSPSDNHGVEGNDPAASVGNVHDQQQLVQPPELVGHYIACVPNPYQDPYYGGMVGAYGHQQLQGFRPYPGMPGERTALPLDMTQEPVYVNAKQYHGILRRRKARAKAELERKLINRKPYLHESRHKHAMKRARASGGRFAKKTEAEAAAEREREKGSATNSPGSEPVETDSNDSLPNL; from the exons ATGCAATCCAAGGGAAGTGGGAATGAAGTGGAAGTCAATCACCATTCTGGTGAGCAGCCAATGATGTATGCAGAGGAGCCATGGTGGAAAAAAAATAACTCTTTTGGTGTCGTTCCTCAAGAGATACCTTCTGTGGTTCTTTCAAAGTCCTCCTCTTTAGAATCAAACGATGTTGGCCATGTTCGTTTGGAG GATGGTGTGCTCA CGTCTGGAGACGATGGCGCTTGGAAGGATACACAAGCTGCTACTTCGTCCCCTTCAG ATAACCATGGAGTGGAAGGGAATGATCCTGCTGCTTCTGTGGGTAACGTGCATGATCAGCAGCAACTTGTACAACCACCAGAGCTTGTTGGACACTACATT GCTTGTGTCCCAAATCCATATCAGGATCCATATTATGGGGGAATGGTGGGAGCATATGGACATCAGCAATTG CAAGGGTTTCGTCCATATCCTGGAATGCCTGGTGAAAGAACAGCACTACCGCTTGACATGACACAAGAGCCTGTTTATGTGAATGCGAAACAGTACCACGGAATTCTAAGGCGGAGAAAAGCACGCGCCAAGGCCGAGCTAGAAAGAAAACTTATCAACAGAAAG CCATATCTTCATGAGTCAAGACACAAGCATGCAATGAAAAGGGCAAGGGCTAGTGGAGGCCGGTTTGCCAAGAAAACTGAGGCTGAAGCAGCAgctgagagagaaagagaaaagggTTCGGCAACCAACTCACCAGGCTCTGAACCAGTTGAAACAGACTCTAATGATAGTCTGCCAAATCTATGA
- the LOC106431947 gene encoding nuclear transcription factor Y subunit A-1 isoform X3, with translation MQSKGSGNEVEVNHHSGEQPMMYAEEPWWKKNNSFGVVPQEIPSVVLSKSSSLESNDVHSASGDDGAWKDTQAATSSPSDNHGVEGNDPAASVGNVHDQQQLVQPPELVGHYIQACVPNPYQDPYYGGMVGAYGHQQLQGFRPYPGMPGERTALPLDMTQEPVYVNAKQYHGILRRRKARAKAELERKLINRKPYLHESRHKHAMKRARASGGRFAKKTEAEAAAEREREKGSATNSPGSEPVETDSNDSLPNL, from the exons ATGCAATCCAAGGGAAGTGGGAATGAAGTGGAAGTCAATCACCATTCTGGTGAGCAGCCAATGATGTATGCAGAGGAGCCATGGTGGAAAAAAAATAACTCTTTTGGTGTCGTTCCTCAAGAGATACCTTCTGTGGTTCTTTCAAAGTCCTCCTCTTTAGAATCAAACGAT GTTCACTCAGCGTCTGGAGACGATGGCGCTTGGAAGGATACACAAGCTGCTACTTCGTCCCCTTCAG ATAACCATGGAGTGGAAGGGAATGATCCTGCTGCTTCTGTGGGTAACGTGCATGATCAGCAGCAACTTGTACAACCACCAGAGCTTGTTGGACACTACATT CAGGCTTGTGTCCCAAATCCATATCAGGATCCATATTATGGGGGAATGGTGGGAGCATATGGACATCAGCAATTG CAAGGGTTTCGTCCATATCCTGGAATGCCTGGTGAAAGAACAGCACTACCGCTTGACATGACACAAGAGCCTGTTTATGTGAATGCGAAACAGTACCACGGAATTCTAAGGCGGAGAAAAGCACGCGCCAAGGCCGAGCTAGAAAGAAAACTTATCAACAGAAAG CCATATCTTCATGAGTCAAGACACAAGCATGCAATGAAAAGGGCAAGGGCTAGTGGAGGCCGGTTTGCCAAGAAAACTGAGGCTGAAGCAGCAgctgagagagaaagagaaaagggTTCGGCAACCAACTCACCAGGCTCTGAACCAGTTGAAACAGACTCTAATGATAGTCTGCCAAATCTATGA
- the LOC106431947 gene encoding nuclear transcription factor Y subunit A-1 isoform X1 yields the protein MQSKGSGNEVEVNHHSGEQPMMYAEEPWWKKNNSFGVVPQEIPSVVLSKSSSLESNDVHSASGDDGAWKDTQAATSSPSVDNHGVEGNDPAASVGNVHDQQQLVQPPELVGHYIQACVPNPYQDPYYGGMVGAYGHQQLQGFRPYPGMPGERTALPLDMTQEPVYVNAKQYHGILRRRKARAKAELERKLINRKPYLHESRHKHAMKRARASGGRFAKKTEAEAAAEREREKGSATNSPGSEPVETDSNDSLPNL from the exons ATGCAATCCAAGGGAAGTGGGAATGAAGTGGAAGTCAATCACCATTCTGGTGAGCAGCCAATGATGTATGCAGAGGAGCCATGGTGGAAAAAAAATAACTCTTTTGGTGTCGTTCCTCAAGAGATACCTTCTGTGGTTCTTTCAAAGTCCTCCTCTTTAGAATCAAACGAT GTTCACTCAGCGTCTGGAGACGATGGCGCTTGGAAGGATACACAAGCTGCTACTTCGTCCCCTTCAG TAGATAACCATGGAGTGGAAGGGAATGATCCTGCTGCTTCTGTGGGTAACGTGCATGATCAGCAGCAACTTGTACAACCACCAGAGCTTGTTGGACACTACATT CAGGCTTGTGTCCCAAATCCATATCAGGATCCATATTATGGGGGAATGGTGGGAGCATATGGACATCAGCAATTG CAAGGGTTTCGTCCATATCCTGGAATGCCTGGTGAAAGAACAGCACTACCGCTTGACATGACACAAGAGCCTGTTTATGTGAATGCGAAACAGTACCACGGAATTCTAAGGCGGAGAAAAGCACGCGCCAAGGCCGAGCTAGAAAGAAAACTTATCAACAGAAAG CCATATCTTCATGAGTCAAGACACAAGCATGCAATGAAAAGGGCAAGGGCTAGTGGAGGCCGGTTTGCCAAGAAAACTGAGGCTGAAGCAGCAgctgagagagaaagagaaaagggTTCGGCAACCAACTCACCAGGCTCTGAACCAGTTGAAACAGACTCTAATGATAGTCTGCCAAATCTATGA
- the LOC106431947 gene encoding nuclear transcription factor Y subunit A-1 isoform X2: MQSKGSGNEVEVNHHSGEQPMMYAEEPWWKKNNSFGVVPQEIPSVVLSKSSSLESNDVHSASGDDGAWKDTQAATSSPSVDNHGVEGNDPAASVGNVHDQQQLVQPPELVGHYIACVPNPYQDPYYGGMVGAYGHQQLQGFRPYPGMPGERTALPLDMTQEPVYVNAKQYHGILRRRKARAKAELERKLINRKPYLHESRHKHAMKRARASGGRFAKKTEAEAAAEREREKGSATNSPGSEPVETDSNDSLPNL; the protein is encoded by the exons ATGCAATCCAAGGGAAGTGGGAATGAAGTGGAAGTCAATCACCATTCTGGTGAGCAGCCAATGATGTATGCAGAGGAGCCATGGTGGAAAAAAAATAACTCTTTTGGTGTCGTTCCTCAAGAGATACCTTCTGTGGTTCTTTCAAAGTCCTCCTCTTTAGAATCAAACGAT GTTCACTCAGCGTCTGGAGACGATGGCGCTTGGAAGGATACACAAGCTGCTACTTCGTCCCCTTCAG TAGATAACCATGGAGTGGAAGGGAATGATCCTGCTGCTTCTGTGGGTAACGTGCATGATCAGCAGCAACTTGTACAACCACCAGAGCTTGTTGGACACTACATT GCTTGTGTCCCAAATCCATATCAGGATCCATATTATGGGGGAATGGTGGGAGCATATGGACATCAGCAATTG CAAGGGTTTCGTCCATATCCTGGAATGCCTGGTGAAAGAACAGCACTACCGCTTGACATGACACAAGAGCCTGTTTATGTGAATGCGAAACAGTACCACGGAATTCTAAGGCGGAGAAAAGCACGCGCCAAGGCCGAGCTAGAAAGAAAACTTATCAACAGAAAG CCATATCTTCATGAGTCAAGACACAAGCATGCAATGAAAAGGGCAAGGGCTAGTGGAGGCCGGTTTGCCAAGAAAACTGAGGCTGAAGCAGCAgctgagagagaaagagaaaagggTTCGGCAACCAACTCACCAGGCTCTGAACCAGTTGAAACAGACTCTAATGATAGTCTGCCAAATCTATGA
- the LOC106431947 gene encoding nuclear transcription factor Y subunit A-1 isoform X5 translates to MQSKGSGNEVEVNHHSGEQPMMYAEEPWWKKNNSFGVVPQEIPSVVLSKSSSLESNDVHSASGDDGAWKDTQAATSSPSDNHGVEGNDPAASVGNVHDQQQLVQPPELVGHYIACVPNPYQDPYYGGMVGAYGHQQLQGFRPYPGMPGERTALPLDMTQEPVYVNAKQYHGILRRRKARAKAELERKLINRKPYLHESRHKHAMKRARASGGRFAKKTEAEAAAEREREKGSATNSPGSEPVETDSNDSLPNL, encoded by the exons ATGCAATCCAAGGGAAGTGGGAATGAAGTGGAAGTCAATCACCATTCTGGTGAGCAGCCAATGATGTATGCAGAGGAGCCATGGTGGAAAAAAAATAACTCTTTTGGTGTCGTTCCTCAAGAGATACCTTCTGTGGTTCTTTCAAAGTCCTCCTCTTTAGAATCAAACGAT GTTCACTCAGCGTCTGGAGACGATGGCGCTTGGAAGGATACACAAGCTGCTACTTCGTCCCCTTCAG ATAACCATGGAGTGGAAGGGAATGATCCTGCTGCTTCTGTGGGTAACGTGCATGATCAGCAGCAACTTGTACAACCACCAGAGCTTGTTGGACACTACATT GCTTGTGTCCCAAATCCATATCAGGATCCATATTATGGGGGAATGGTGGGAGCATATGGACATCAGCAATTG CAAGGGTTTCGTCCATATCCTGGAATGCCTGGTGAAAGAACAGCACTACCGCTTGACATGACACAAGAGCCTGTTTATGTGAATGCGAAACAGTACCACGGAATTCTAAGGCGGAGAAAAGCACGCGCCAAGGCCGAGCTAGAAAGAAAACTTATCAACAGAAAG CCATATCTTCATGAGTCAAGACACAAGCATGCAATGAAAAGGGCAAGGGCTAGTGGAGGCCGGTTTGCCAAGAAAACTGAGGCTGAAGCAGCAgctgagagagaaagagaaaagggTTCGGCAACCAACTCACCAGGCTCTGAACCAGTTGAAACAGACTCTAATGATAGTCTGCCAAATCTATGA
- the LOC106431947 gene encoding nuclear transcription factor Y subunit A-1 isoform X7: MQSKGSGNEVEVNHHSGEQPMMYAEEPWWKKNNSFGVVPQEIPSVVLSKSSSLESNDVGHVRLEVASVSDQPEHDGAWKDTQAATSSPSVDNHGVEGNDPAASVGNVHDQQQLVQPPELVGHYIACVPNPYQDPYYGGMVGAYGHQQLQGFRPYPGMPGERTALPLDMTQEPVYVNAKQYHGILRRRKARAKAELERKLINRKPYLHESRHKHAMKRARASGGRFAKKTEAEAAAEREREKGSATNSPGSEPVETDSNDSLPNL; this comes from the exons ATGCAATCCAAGGGAAGTGGGAATGAAGTGGAAGTCAATCACCATTCTGGTGAGCAGCCAATGATGTATGCAGAGGAGCCATGGTGGAAAAAAAATAACTCTTTTGGTGTCGTTCCTCAAGAGATACCTTCTGTGGTTCTTTCAAAGTCCTCCTCTTTAGAATCAAACGATGTTGGCCATGTTCGTTTGGAGGTCGCTAGCGTCAGCGACCAACCTGAGC ACGATGGCGCTTGGAAGGATACACAAGCTGCTACTTCGTCCCCTTCAG TAGATAACCATGGAGTGGAAGGGAATGATCCTGCTGCTTCTGTGGGTAACGTGCATGATCAGCAGCAACTTGTACAACCACCAGAGCTTGTTGGACACTACATT GCTTGTGTCCCAAATCCATATCAGGATCCATATTATGGGGGAATGGTGGGAGCATATGGACATCAGCAATTG CAAGGGTTTCGTCCATATCCTGGAATGCCTGGTGAAAGAACAGCACTACCGCTTGACATGACACAAGAGCCTGTTTATGTGAATGCGAAACAGTACCACGGAATTCTAAGGCGGAGAAAAGCACGCGCCAAGGCCGAGCTAGAAAGAAAACTTATCAACAGAAAG CCATATCTTCATGAGTCAAGACACAAGCATGCAATGAAAAGGGCAAGGGCTAGTGGAGGCCGGTTTGCCAAGAAAACTGAGGCTGAAGCAGCAgctgagagagaaagagaaaagggTTCGGCAACCAACTCACCAGGCTCTGAACCAGTTGAAACAGACTCTAATGATAGTCTGCCAAATCTATGA
- the LOC106431922 gene encoding transcription factor MYB46-like isoform X1, whose product MRKPEVGSSATHQVKKMKKGLWSPEEDSRLMQYMISSGQGCWSDVAKNAGLQRCGKSCRLRWINYLRPDLKRGAFSPQEEELIIRFHSILGNRWSQIAARLPGRTDNEIKNFWNSTIKKRLKKMSDTSNLVNNSSSSPDTSDLSNNTTSSLELKDIIGSFMSLQEQGFINPSFTNTPITNNNPFPAPHMISHPCIDDFTPYVDGLYGVNTGLQGELYFPPLECQEGDWYKADINSHVAEMKTNGAGNVPAESMRVEEYWDLDQLMSTEVPSFHFNFKQST is encoded by the exons ATGAGGAAACCAGAGGTAGGAAGTTCAGCCACTCATCAagtaaagaagatgaagaagggaTTATGGTCTCCAGAGGAAGACTCAAGGCTGATGCAATATATGATAAGCAGTGGGCAAGGATGTTGGAGCGATGTAGCCAAAAACGCAGGCCTTCAACGATGTGGCAAGAGCTGCCGTCTTCGTTGGATCAACTATCTTCGTCCTGACCTCAAGCGTGGTGCTTTCTCTCCTCAAGAAGAGGAACTCATTATTCGTTTTCATTCCATTCTCGGCAACAG GTGGTCTCAGATTGCAGCACGGTTGCCTGGTCGGACGGACAACGAGATCAAGAACTTTTGGAACTCAACAATAAAGAAAAGGCTAAAGAAGATGTCCGATACATCCAACCTCGTCAACAATTCATCCTCATCACCGGACACAAGTGATTTGTCTAATAATACCACATCTTCTTTGGAGCTTAAAGACATTATAGGAAGCTTCATGTCCTTACAGGAACAAGGATTCATCAACCCCTCTTTCACCAACACACCAATAACCAACAACAATCCATTCCCAGCACCACACATGATCAGTCACCCTTGTATTGACGATTTTACCCCTTATGTAGATGGTTTATATGGAGTAAACACAGGGCTACAAGGGGAACTCTACTTTCCACCTTTGGAGTGTCAAGAAGGTGATTGGTACAAGGCAGATATTAACAGCCACGTAGCCGAGATGAAAACTAATGGAGCTGGAAACGTACCTGCAGAGAGTATGAGAGTGGAAGAATATTGGGACCTTGACCAGTTGATGAGCACTGAGGTTCCTTCGTTTCACTTCAACTTCAAACAAAGCACATGA
- the LOC106431897 gene encoding IRK-interacting protein, producing MASSETRMKKGREKEEAIANGVKVRSLQAGFMQKSSPSSTYSIRIPSSSSASRPLPNLSAHDYPVFTPSYEDEPASTYYHKNLTLSEHWDESDVGLVEGDEDQDLRHTYHSDSYKTSASRNTSNPQQDSHHHHQSHVLSYALRSPPLHSCTSATSNCGSVSSCNEYKQRGFDTMSLNNSNLVVPLTDSHSVVVSSHPRNRGGRVMSWLFPKLKRNPNRTDISEEVFKDSGSGIEKLKRELMEAKKSREAALTQVSEMKSSLGEFKEKLQYLESYCDGLKKALREAVSREKNSEMMPVSEDVMVEGFLQIVSESRLSIKQFLKTLVTEIDEEDSNLISNINALLQPHNLSFTSKHSKTIQYHLEAIISQSVHQDFENCVFQKNGKPKLLDQEQERQANFSSFASLRNLSWSEVLKKGTKYYSEEFSSFCDEKMSLIITRLKWTRPWSEEMLQAFFVAAKCVWLLHLLAFSFKPALGILRVEENREFETSYMEDMGADRDRQRSLTSRGPAWVKVMVMPGFYVQDRVLRCKVLCRYKSLG from the exons ATGGCTTCTTCTGAAACAAGAATGAAAAAgggaagagaaaaagaagaagccatagCAAACGGAGTGAAGGTGAGGTCACTTCAAGCTGGTTTTATGCAGAAGTCAAGCCCATCCTCAACTTACAGTATCAGAatcccttcttcttcctcagctTCTCGTCCTCTCCCCAACCTCTCTGCTCATGACTATCCTGTTTTCACTCCT AGCTATGAGGATGAGCCTGCCTCTACATATTATCACAAGAATCTCACTCTATCTGAGCATTGGGATGAATCAGATGTTGGTTTAGTGGAAGGAGATGAAGATCAAGACTTGAGACACACTTATCACTCTGATTCCTACAAAACCTCAGCTTCAAGAAACACTTCAAACCCTCAGCAAGATTCTCATCACCACCATCAGTCTCATGTTTTGTCATACGCTCTCAGATCCCCACCTTTACATTCTTGTACATCCGCTACAAGCAACTGTGGCTCGGTCTCTTCTTGTAATGAGTACAAACAAAGAGGCTTCGACACCATGAGCTTGAATAACTCTAATCTTGTTGTTCCCTTGACTGATTCGCACTCAGTTGTTGTTTCTTCTCACCCAAGAAACCGTGGAGGCAGAGTGATGTCTTGGTTGTTTCCCAAGTTAAAGAGGAACCCTAATAGAACAGACATATCAGAAGAGGTGTTCAAGGACTCTGGTTCGGGTATTGAAAAGTTGAAGAGAGAGTTAATGGAAGCAAAGAAAAGCAGAGAAGCTGCGTTAACACAAGTCTCAGAGATGAAATCTTCTTTGGGAGAGTTCAAAGAAAAGCTTCAGTACTTGGAAAGTTACTGTGACGGTTTAAAGAAAGCTCTGAGAGAAGCAGTGTCACGAGAAAAGAACTCAGAGATGATGCCAGTGAGTGAAGATGTGATGGTTGAAGGGTTCTTGCAGATTGTCTCAGAATCAAGATTATCCATAAAGCAGTTCTTGAAGACGTTAGTTACCGAGATAGACGAAGAAGACTCGAATCTGATTAGTAACATCAACGCTCTCCTTCAGCCACACAACTTATCATTCACCTCTAAGCACTCCAAGACCATTCAGTACCACTTAGAAGCCATCATAAGCCAATCAGTACACCAAGACTTCGAGAACTGCGTCTTCCAGAAGAACGGTAAACCGAAACTTCTTGATCAAGAACAAGAACGGCAAGCTAACTTCTCGTCTTTTGCTTCCTTGAGGAACCTGAGCTGGAGCGAGGTGTTGAAGAAGGGTACAAAGTACTACAGCGAAGAGTTCAGTAGCTTCTGCGATGAGAAGATGAGTTTGATCATTACAAGGTTGAAGTGGACAAGACCTTGGTCTGAAGAAATGCTTCAAGCGTTCTTTGTAGCTGCGAAATGTGTGTGGCTGCTTCATCTGCTTGCCTTCTCGTTCAAGCCAGCGTTAGGGATCTTGAGAGTTGAGGAGAACAGAGAGTTTGAGACGAGTTATATGGAAGATATGGGTGCCGATAGAGACAGGCAGAGATCGTTAACGTCACGTGGACCAGCATGGGTTAAGGTTATGGTGATGCCTGGGTTTTATGTTCAAGATAGGGTTTTGAGATGTAAGGTTCTTTGCAGGTACAAGTCATTAGGCTGA